The Fusarium fujikuroi IMI 58289 draft genome, chromosome FFUJ_chr12 genome includes a window with the following:
- a CDS encoding related to tol protein — MPRLYIPSQDARDIEYAALSYVWGGDHANFTKTTASNLDDMRRQLPWNKLSKTIQDAIIITRGLGLKYLWVDALCILQKEKINDIQHMEDWSIEAARFASYYQNAVLTIAATGSESSSRGLFLESPTLEFKPGPVVILQKSFWAGFRQSTIQPLYPDPISEIRNSALLNRAWTAQERLLSERILHFGANCIFWECSGGYVSELHPDRWDPLHKTSEFFHFKNIHTFRTKELTELWYAFVIGYSLKDISVGSDRLPALSGVATLVSTRCQQKYIAGIWESRVAEGLTWIAIRTSDIHTDGPIQSERVLPSWSWASNNGFIWFTFLHGPWESLIQVKTFHSRSKGPDTSGQVLEARLTLKGLFRMVDLSQLNTVYPYNKHAKEESTESEQQDTAKHKHIACMDGIKPAEPLGTHPRLCL; from the coding sequence ATGCCTAGATTGTATATTCCAAGCCAGGATGCCCGAGACATAGAGTACGCTGCTCTAAGCTATGTATGGGGTGGTGATCATGCAAACTTCACTAAGACAACAGCATCTAACCTGGATGATATGAGGAGACAACTGCCATGGAACAAACTCTCGAAGACGATTCAAGAtgctatcatcatcacccgTGGCCTGGGACTTAAATACCTATGGGTGGATGCTTTATGCATATtgcagaaagagaagattaATGATATCCAACATATGGAGGATTGGTCCATTGAAGCTGCCAGATTCGCCAGTTATTACCAGAATGCTGTTCTTACGATTGCAGCAACGGGGTCCGAATCATCTAGCAGAGGACTATTTCTGGAGAGTCCTACCCTTGAATTCAAGCCGGGACCTGTGGTTATTTTACAAAAGTCTTTTTGGGCAGGATTTAGACAATCTACGATCCAACCGCTTTATCCCGACCCAATATCAGAAATCCGCAACTCAGCATTACTTAATAGGGCATGGACTGCCCAGGAAAGACTTTTATCGGAGAGAATACTACACTTCGGTGCGAACTGCATATTTTGGGAATGTTCTGGGGGTTATGTTAGTGAACTTCATCCTGACCGCTGGGACCCATTACACAAAACGTCTGAGTTCTTCCATTTCAAGAATATTCATACGTTTAGAACTAAAGAACTCACGGAGTTGTGGTACGCTTTCGTAATTGGATATTCATTGAAAGATATTTCGGTTGGATCGGATAGGCTCCCTGCATTGTCAGGAGTTGCCACACTAGTATCTACTAGATGTCAACAGAAGTATATTGCAGGCATCTGGGAGTCGAGGGTTGCAGAAGGACTGACCTGGATAGCGATCAGGACCTCCGACATCCATACCGATGGTCCTATCCAGTCAGAGCGAGTTCTACCCTCTTGGTCCTGGGCGTCTAACAACGGCTTCATATGGTTTACTTTCCTTCATGGCCCTTGGGAATCATTGATACAAGTCAAGACCTTCCATTCGAGGTCAAAGGGGCCAGACACTTCTGGTCAGGTTCTGGAAGCACGTTTAACTCTCAAGGGTTTGTTCAGAATGGTAGACTTGTCCCAGTTGAATACGGTATACCCTTACAACAAGCACGCCAAGGAGGAATCCACTGAAAGCGAGCAACAAGACACCGCCAAGCACAAACACATTGCCTGCATGGATGGCATAAAGCCTGCCGAGCCGCTTGGCACCCACCCTcgactttgtctttga